TTGCAATAACCCGCTGGCTAAAAAGTCGGAATGTCCGGGTCAGGCTTGATACCAACGGACAGGCAGCCCTGATAAATCCGGGAAGAGATGTGATCTCGGAATTGAAATCCGCAGGCATAGACTCCGTTTCCGTAAGTTTGAACGCTGAGTCCGAAGAAAAGTATAACAAACTCTGCAGGCCGATTCACAAAAACGCTTATGGTGCAGTGCTCGATTTTATAAGAGGAGCAAAACAGGCAGGAATCTATACAAGAGTTACAGTAGTTGAAGTGTCCGAAATAGACATAGAAGAGTGTAGAAAGCTTACCGAGGAGCTCGATTCGGATTTCCATATAAGGGCTTTATCCGAAGCTGCAAGCAAAGATATTTGAAAACCGCTAAAGGTCCATATATTTAAAAAATTAAGCTGTTTAAGACTCTATAGATGTAAATCAGCTTTATAATTAAAAGCTACATAGCTGAGAAATACATTCTTCCAGGTTATAAATAAGATCTCATAACTATTAATGACTATTATTTATGGGATGAGATTTACAGTACTGAGATTAATAGTATCGAAATTTGCAGCACTGAAATTTAAAGAATTAAGATTTACATAACTGAGATTTAAAGAATTAAGATTTACATAACTGAGATTTACGGGATTGAGATTTACGGGACTGAGATTTACAGGACTGAGATTTACAGGACTGAGATTTACAATATTGAGGTTTATAGAAAGGAAATTTCCAGAACTGGAGATTTATACCTTCAGTTCTGAAAATTTCAGATTTCCAGATTTTCTTCTTAATTTTCAGGAATGTGTTTTTCATCATCAAGGTTTTCAAAGTCGTCAGAGTCCTCCTCTTGGGCCCGTTTGAAGGTTTTGTTTTTCAGGAAGATGGCTACTATCATGACTGCCAGTAAAAGAGCTATAGGAAACTTAAAGAAATTAAGCAATCCGGAAAGCCCTGAGGAGTCCCCCAAAGAGCCGTAGTTCTCTGTACCCAAATTAGCTTTATTATTTATATCAGCCGAGTTTTCACCTGAAGAAGCCGATGCAATCTCAACTATGTTTTCAATACCTTCAGTCGTTGAAGTGCCCTCATTTAGTGGTATTCCGGTTTCCCTTTCCTTATCAATATCGGATTCCCTGATCTCTTTATTGGAGAGGAAACTATCTCCAAAGAGCCGTGCAAAAACCATGGGGTTTCGCTCAAAAAGATACGCTGATCCGTCGTCACTTGCCGCGGCAAGGGTTGAGCTATCAAGGGAAATAGACACGCAGTTAATATTTCCTCCACAACTGGCGTTCCAGAACTCTTTTCCCTCCATATCGAGGACGTAAAGCGTATCATCCCAGCTTCCGGCTGCAATAAATGATGTATCTGGGGAAATTGCAACGCTGTAAATATCATCCTTTGCCTGATAGTCCCAGAGTTTTGTGCCTGTATTGTTAAATAGGTAGACCCTATCATCAAAACTTCCTGCTGCCAGGTGTGAGCCGTTGCTTGTTAGTGAAACGCTGCTGATCCAGTAAGCAGGATTGTGCATCCAGGAAAACTCCCCTTTCTGGTTAAGAAGATACACATTGTAATTGGATCCACCGGCAGCCACATAGTAAGCTTGTGGAGTCATGCATACGCTATTGATTACACTGCCTGTCTTTCTTTCCCAGACTTTATTTCCTTTGCTGTCAAAAAGGTAAATATACTGATTGGAACTTCCGGCTGCAACATAGGAACCATCTCTTGAGATAGCTACACTCCGGATGGAATCCCTTGAATCGAAATTCCATAAAAGCCTGCCTTCTCTGTTAAAGAAGTAAAGCTTGCCGTCCTCACTGCCTGCTGCCACATAGGAACCGTCATAAGAGATCGCCACACTATTCAGACTGCCCCCAGTTTCATAATTCCAGAGCAGATTACCATTCCGTGTAAAACAGTATACCTTTTTATCGTTGCTACCTGCAGCTACACGGGTCCCATCCGAAGAAATCGATACTGTATAAACAACATCTCCTGTAGTATAGTTCCAGAGTTTTTTTCCCTCAGAATTGAAAAGAGAAACACTATGATCAAAACCCCCTGTTGCAAGAAAATTCCCCCCGGAAGAGAGAGAAACCGCATTGACTATGCGTCCGGTTTCACACTTGCAAAGCAGATTAAAAGCCCTGAATTCCGAAAGATTGACGTCCCCACTATCCGGGATAACAGGGTCCGCAGCTCCCAAATCTGCAAACAGGCCGAAGGACAAACCCAATGCTATAAACAACCATATTCCCACCAACTGTCTCATATTAATTGTAATGTAGGAGTTTAACCCAAATGAATTTTTTGCTAGTGTTTGCAGTGGAAAAAAGGAATTTAGTCCTGGCTAATCGAAAAACCAGAACAGATCAAGTTATATTCAATATCCTTTAAGAGACAGAACAAAGTGGCAGGTGATCAAATTCACTGTCATTAACCTCATAAGGGGAATCACAGATTCCGTCTTTATCCAGGTCCGTACATTTCTGGCTAAAACCGGTTTCGTTTGGGGTTGCCCAGAAATTTCCTCAACAGAAACCATATACAGGAAGACTTCGTTTAAGAAAATAAAAAATAAAAAACAAAAATAATTAAATCCGATCTCTCAGATCTGCTTGGCCAGGAAAATAAGAGACCCTTTTTCAGTGCCGTCCCCAGAGTAGTTCGCCGGAGCTCGGAGTATAATTTCAAAATCTTTACTTGTATTGCTTGGAATTACTTCAGAAAAGTCTGACCAGGGAGTGGAAGAGATATAGATTCCTTCTGAAAATAACGTACCTGAAAAATCTCTGACCTCAGCGGAAAGACTGACATTGCTTTTTCCTGTGTTGCTCACCTTCAAAACCTGAGGTTTGACTGACTGCTCTGCTGACTGCCCTGAGAGCAGGGTTCCGAAATCGATGGCACGCCGATCAAGCTCAATGGGAACTTCAGATGTATTATTTGTCTCAGGTATTCCGATTATGACCGTAAGATCCACCGCAGTCACGGGAGGAGGTCTTGCAAGTGGAAGATAGTCGAAATCACTTCCGTTAACGTTGTACGGAAGGTCGCAGATCCCGTCCGAGTTTGAATCGTTCGAGACCTGGGAAAAACCGGTTCCTTCCAGATTTGCCCAGAAATTTCCTCCCAGGTTTGGCCCCCCGATTATATTTGTCCCGTCAGATTGCGTAGTATTCCAGACATTTCCTTCAGCATTTTCTGCTTTCACATTTATGCTATTATTGAAACAATTATTGTAAATTCGGTTATCTGCACTGTAGTCCAGCAGGTAGATGCCCGATTCGTTATTCGCTGCTATTATGTTGTTAGACAGCTCGTTGTCGTGGCAGTCTTCTTTCAGAAGGATGCCTGTGTTGCCATTTGAAATCGTGTTGTTATAGATCCTGGAATCGAAGACGAAAGTCAAATAAATTCCTTCCCTGCAACCTGTAATCAGATTGTCACGAAGCACAGTTCTTGCCTGAACGTCATAAATATCGATGCCGGTACTGCAGTTTACGATTTCATTCCTTGAGACTAGATTGTTTCCACCGCAGCAGGCAATGCTTATCCCATTGCCATTCGAGACATGGTTCTGGAACATTATATTGTCCCAGCAATGGGCTCCAATAATGAGATTACTCCCCTCAATGATATTATTTATCAGCAAGTTCTTCCCACATCCTTCGTCGAGCCAGATACCGTTTTGGAAAAAAGTATTTTTCAGGAGTGTACAGTTCCTGGAGTTTTGGAGGTAAACTCCGTACTGATTTTCGAAAAATGTATTATTCTCGATTGTGCAGTTATTAACCTGCTCAAGGCAGATCCCTGCCGGAGGGCAGCCTATCTCGTCCCATAAATAGACAGGCGCATTCGATTCGGGATCAGGAGCCTGATCTGTAACCGGATTTTCTCCTGTATCGCCGGGATTACTAGAATTACTGCCCTGGTCAGAGGTATTTATGGAATTTGAAGCTTCAGGAGCGGCAGTAATTTCCCCTGTTCCGGTTATATTGAAACCGCTGATAGTTACGTTATCAGCTTTAACTCGGAATACGCTTGAATTTCCGTCCCTGGCTTTTAAAAGCACAGCTCCAGAGCTATCAGATTCCGAACTGATCTTTATGCCAGAAACATTGACAAAGATGTTCTCCTGATACTCCCCTGCTTTCACAATTACAATATCCCCGGATGTAGAATTATTTACTGCAGCCTGGATTGAGTTTCCGGGTTCTACATAAATAACCTCTGCACTTCCTACATATGATGAAAATAGAAATAAGACGACAAAAAATGCGGCACTAAACCTCTTCCGGTTACGGCAGTCTCCGATAAGCATAATTTTCAAAACTAACCCTCCAGAATTACATTAACCCCTCCGGTTCAAGACAAGATAAGTTTGAACCGATAGTCATTGTTATAACGACCGTAATTTGTTAATATACAGATTAAATTAATAATTTATATATTAACTGTCCCATTAATTTAATAACCTCTATTAATTATCTTTTACATTCTTTTACAATGTACAACACAAAACAAAACCGAAAATAGAGAACTAACCTACAACAAAGCGTCGCCTCAGTGGGACTATGGGCGGGTTTGTGAGATAGGCAAGGTAGGCATTTGTATGGATACATTTCTTTTGGCAGCACAGTTATATGCTCTTGCAAAAATAGCACAAGAAAGAGTAAGGTAACCATATCTCCTGATCATCTCTGAGTCTCTTGCAAAAATAGCACAAGCAAAGGTAGGGTAACCGTAAATGCGCCGAAATCTCCTGATCATCCCTGAGTTTAGAGAAGAGAGATTGAGCAAGAGAATGTGCCCGACTTTAACTATTCCTCCAGATCTTAATCAATATCTGGAGCTTATCCCATGCCTGTTATGAAATTTTCGGATTGTATATCCACAATGTAAGCTATAGAATAAGGTTTCTGGGATTTTTTGTTTTTTCAGAAATATTAACAGATGTAACCTATAATAAAAAGAATATTAAATAATTGAAATTCTTATTTTAGGCTTTTAACTCATAATTTAATTACATAGGAGTTTATCTGTAATATTTTACAATTTTGAATTTTTTTCATCTTTCATAAAGGGAAATAAAGTATTATCAAGCTTTAAAAGCTCTCAACCAGAGAGATTATTGGACTATTGAAAAAAGTATACTTATATTTTAATTTTACAATTTTAGATTTAGTCCCAACTTGCCTCCCGAGAAGTAAAGTCAAAAGTTGGGATGTAACAAATCAAGAGTTTAAAGATCTTTAGAATTGAAAGAATAAAGATCTTAAAAATAAGAAAGAAAATTCAAAAATGGATAAATACTTGAAAAACTGAAAAAAATGAACTTTAGGGAGTTCGAACGGAAAATGCGACCTCTGCTCTTTTGTAATATCGTCGCGCACTTTGATTCCTTCCGGAGCAATTGCAGCAGAGGTCGCTTATGAATCCCATACAGGCAACCTGTCCTGTAACTGATTTTCAGGAAGGGAGGTTGTGAGTGGCAGCAGAAATGGCCATATTTCTCTGTAGGGATTCAGACTTGCAGGCAGACCTGCAATTCTCGGCTTGTGGGATGAGAACCTAACTACATCGGTAACAAGACGGTGTCGGATACCGTATGCATTAGGATTAAATCCTTACACGAAGAGTCTTTCAGACAGTTCCTGAGAGGGCGGATCTCAGGGGCTGCCTGAAATATCTTTCTTATTTTTAGCCGTTGTCTCAGGAGATGAATATGTTCAAGAAAGAACTATGTGTCTGCTGGTAGACTCCATATTTGAGACTATTGTTTCAGGGTTATTCAGGTTTTTTCAGGCTATTCTGTCACTGAGGTTAAGCCCGATTATTCCTGCCACGACTATGAAAAGAGAAATTATTTTCACAGAATTGACAGGTTCCCTAAACCAGAAAATCCCGACAACAGTAATCAGAGCTGTACCTAATCCTGCCCATACTGCATATGCAATGCTGACATCCATACCCTTAAGGGCCAGGGTAAATAAGAAAAAGCTGACCGAGTAAAAAACAAAAATTAGTATAGAAGGAAGAAGTTTTGAGAAACCCTGGGAAAGTTTCATGCATGTAGTTCCGCAGACTTCAAATAGAATTGCCAGTAAGAGCAGATAATGAGAGTTCATTAATTTATTATTTTTCGTCTCTTTATTTTTATCTTCTCTTTCATTTATTTTTTATTTAATGTTTATTCTCACTTCTAAGTCTACCTTATTTGTTTTCTTCAATTAAAACCGCGATTGATAATCCGAAAAGCTTTCTTTTATTATCAGGTTTTTATTGTTGTAATCGAGGTATTTTGCAGATATATTTATATAGTATAAAAGCCACGGACATAATTGCAGTAAAAATAAAGAGTCATATAATCTGTTATTAAAAACTCATTTTTGTTTTTAATAAAAGAATGTATAGATCTTATTTTTATAGCAACTTAGACTGTATCCGCTATAAGCGGAGGTGAAACGAAAATGAGTTTTAATAACAGAGGGAGCTCTTTCAGGGGAAGAGACAGCAACCGGGGAAATAGAGATAGTAACCGCGGAGGTTTCAGAGGCGGCAACAGCGGTCCCAGGGAAATGTATCCCGCAGTTTGTTCTGACTGTGGTGTAGAGACCCAGGTCCCATTCAAGCCAGCTGAAGGAAGACCAGTTTACTGTAGAGATTGTCTGCCTAACCACAGGAAGTTCTAAATTAAAAGCTTTTAAATTAAGGTGAGTGCTGATTTTAAAATTATCAACACCTGCTTCCTTTTTGTTCTAAATTTTTACCTTATAGCTGGTTAGGGATCTTATAATCCCGAAATTTTATTAATGCTTTAATTTACTTACTCATGGATATAGAACCGTTTGCAGCATTTTTATAGCTTGGCGATATATATAAATGCTTAAAAGGGTTTTGAAGCAAACACTCAGGTTCTGGGCTGGGGAACAGTGAAGGGTCTTTAAGGATCTTTGATATGTAGAAATCCCTGAGGTTCAGGCGCCTTCAGAGATTCAGGTTTTTAGAGGTTCTTTAATTCCTATCCATTTATGAACCTTCACGTCAAAGTACCTGAAGCATCGATTAGTGTAGAATGTTCGATAACTTGACAAGAAAGTAACA
This region of Methanosarcina flavescens genomic DNA includes:
- a CDS encoding TatD family nuclease-associated radical SAM protein translates to MVIRNVRNFGHMDTIYYEAHKNLYLNLTNRCSADCIFCIRNFADGVYGYNLRLSKEPAAEEVIEALKGLDLSKYREIVFTGLGEPTLRFDTVLAITRWLKSRNVRVRLDTNGQAALINPGRDVISELKSAGIDSVSVSLNAESEEKYNKLCRPIHKNAYGAVLDFIRGAKQAGIYTRVTVVEVSEIDIEECRKLTEELDSDFHIRALSEAASKDI
- a CDS encoding right-handed parallel beta-helix repeat-containing protein, whose product is MLIGDCRNRKRFSAAFFVVLFLFSSYVGSAEVIYVEPGNSIQAAVNNSTSGDIVIVKAGEYQENIFVNVSGIKISSESDSSGAVLLKARDGNSSVFRVKADNVTISGFNITGTGEITAAPEASNSINTSDQGSNSSNPGDTGENPVTDQAPDPESNAPVYLWDEIGCPPAGICLEQVNNCTIENNTFFENQYGVYLQNSRNCTLLKNTFFQNGIWLDEGCGKNLLINNIIEGSNLIIGAHCWDNIMFQNHVSNGNGISIACCGGNNLVSRNEIVNCSTGIDIYDVQARTVLRDNLITGCREGIYLTFVFDSRIYNNTISNGNTGILLKEDCHDNELSNNIIAANNESGIYLLDYSADNRIYNNCFNNSINVKAENAEGNVWNTTQSDGTNIIGGPNLGGNFWANLEGTGFSQVSNDSNSDGICDLPYNVNGSDFDYLPLARPPPVTAVDLTVIIGIPETNNTSEVPIELDRRAIDFGTLLSGQSAEQSVKPQVLKVSNTGKSNVSLSAEVRDFSGTLFSEGIYISSTPWSDFSEVIPSNTSKDFEIILRAPANYSGDGTEKGSLIFLAKQI
- a CDS encoding DMT family transporter; this encodes MNSHYLLLLAILFEVCGTTCMKLSQGFSKLLPSILIFVFYSVSFFLFTLALKGMDVSIAYAVWAGLGTALITVVGIFWFREPVNSVKIISLFIVVAGIIGLNLSDRIA
- a CDS encoding WD40 repeat domain-containing protein, with the protein product MFIALGLSFGLFADLGAADPVIPDSGDVNLSEFRAFNLLCKCETGRIVNAVSLSSGGNFLATGGFDHSVSLFNSEGKKLWNYTTGDVVYTVSISSDGTRVAAGSNDKKVYCFTRNGNLLWNYETGGSLNSVAISYDGSYVAAGSEDGKLYFFNREGRLLWNFDSRDSIRSVAISRDGSYVAAGSSNQYIYLFDSKGNKVWERKTGSVINSVCMTPQAYYVAAGGSNYNVYLLNQKGEFSWMHNPAYWISSVSLTSNGSHLAAGSFDDRVYLFNNTGTKLWDYQAKDDIYSVAISPDTSFIAAGSWDDTLYVLDMEGKEFWNASCGGNINCVSISLDSSTLAAASDDGSAYLFERNPMVFARLFGDSFLSNKEIRESDIDKERETGIPLNEGTSTTEGIENIVEIASASSGENSADINNKANLGTENYGSLGDSSGLSGLLNFFKFPIALLLAVMIVAIFLKNKTFKRAQEEDSDDFENLDDEKHIPEN
- a CDS encoding CxxC-x17-CxxC domain-containing protein; the encoded protein is MSFNNRGSSFRGRDSNRGNRDSNRGGFRGGNSGPREMYPAVCSDCGVETQVPFKPAEGRPVYCRDCLPNHRKF